Proteins encoded together in one Ptiloglossa arizonensis isolate GNS036 chromosome 9, iyPtiAriz1_principal, whole genome shotgun sequence window:
- the LOC143151454 gene encoding uncharacterized protein LOC143151454 has protein sequence MHDPPTFAVTDTSFLSERVSARRCIVWQIARNQSASRNRDLRHYTPLRGCLATGSTNKNNAAVRTPGGAPQSSRCLSQMSPLYVIEDRVSRVFPSSPWVLEIIDAESEERYERKRR, from the exons ATGCACGATCCTCCTACGTTCGCCGTTACCGATACATCGTTTTTAAGCGAACGTGTCTCCGCACGCCGGTGTATCGTATGGCAAATAG CACGAAATCAGAGCGCGTCGCGAAATCGAGATCTCCGTCACTATACACCCCTGAGAGGGTGCTTGGCAACCGGAAGCACCAACAAGAACAACGCTGCCGTGCGTACACCTGGCGGTGCTCCACAGAGTAGCAGATGTCTTTCTCAAATGTCGCCGTTGTACGTCATCGAGGATCGCGTCTCGAGAGTATTTCCCTCCTCACCGTGGGTCCTCGAGATCATCGACGCGGAAAGCGAGGAAAGATACGAACGAAAACGTCGATAA
- the LOC143151456 gene encoding coiled-coil domain-containing protein 63, whose product MAQKPQPAPDEQELEAMAQAELSRLKRQYRIMENDRAACNEDARLQLRNQMHMIGRLEYEKAELVLRIKTAHSKMFAREDAEMLKKIKCLLTLQTHYEDIIKRETEEIEEFDRQINKLTKEITGLKMKVPSDVQAKELFDRRNKTIAMLENRLEVATMRFNLVIAQNEKLRNEIDAFLKQRAQFTTLWSKLIGQLNTGKQIINDLIEQATIAFNQRDEELNKIQALRERGMRDLKTHVSEMCELQRTMDNEMKLQEFLGVKGQHREMSDLNAKRAAEIKAKTEEKQNLIANYKQILHTIKDTFGQQDIDKLIAHFVKQEEENFALFCYVNELNDELESLQTRMCQLTTAIEEANAENEERGTQQIETLEKLKTDLEKQTALADVAEESLAECDDVLQKLLKGIESLFKAIHCDNVQLLELLDDNDQITMSNVMLYLGIIEKRINEMFHKVYWVDRATKAQQLRLDEDKRPRMTVPPVEYTSLTQPCALCVEKEELQIVPEGLEQPLTRDEATKKLRERLDEDYSELLHNISGCHLPAARKIMQRRYQ is encoded by the exons ATGGCGCAGAAACCGCAACCAGCTCCGGACGAGCAGGAGCTCGAGGCGATGGCGCAAGCTGAACTTTCAAGGCTGAAGCGACAATACAGGATAATGGAAAACGACCGTGCAGCTTGCAACGAGGACGCGAGACTGCAACTACGCAATCAGATGCACATGATCGGCCGTTTGGAGTACGAGAAAGCGGAGCTTGTGCTAAGAATTAAAACAGCTCACTCGAAGATGTTCGCGCGCGAGGACGCCGAAATGTTGAAGAAGATAAAGTGTCTGTTGACGTTGCAAACGCATTACGAAGATATAATCAAAAGGGAGACGGAGGAAATAGAGGAGTTCGATAGACAGATAAACAAG CTGACGAAAGAGATCACGGGCTTGAAAATGAAAGTCCCCTCGGACGTGCAGGCGAAGGAACTGTTCGATCGTCGTAACAAAACGATCGCGATGTTGGAAAATCGTTTGGAAGTGGCGACGATGAGGTTCAATCTCGTGATCGCGCAAAACGAGAAACTTCGAAACGAGATCGACGCGTTCCTCAAACAGAGGGCGCAATTTACCACGCTGTGGAGCAAATTGATCGGTCAATTGAACACTGGGAAGCAAATTATCAACGATCTGATCGAGCAAGCTACCATCGCGTTCAATCAGAGGGACGAAGAATTGAACAAGATTCAAGCTCTTCGCGAGAG GGGAATGAGAGATCTGAAAACCCACGTCTCGGAGATGTGCGAACTTCAACGAACGATGGACAACGAGATGAAGCTTCAAGAGTTCCTAGGCGTGAAGGGCCAACACCGTGAAATGTCCGATTTGAACGCGAAACGCGCGGCGGAAATCAAAGCGAAGACGGAAGAGAAACAAAATCTGATCGCGAATTACAAGCAAATTCTACACACGATCAAAGATACTTTTG GTCAGCAGGATATCGACAAACTCATAGCGCACTTCGTTAAGCAGGAAGAAGAAAACTTTGCTCTGTTCTGTTACGTGAACGAGTTGAACGACGAGCTGGAGAGCCTACAGACGAGAATGTGTCAGTTGACAACGGCTATTGAGGAGGCGAACGCAGAGAACGAGGAACGTGGTACACAGCAAATCGAGACATTGGAGAAGCTCAAGACCGATCTCGAGAAGCAAACAGCTCTCGCCGACGTGGCCGAAGAAAGTCTGGCCGAG TGCGACGACGTACTGCAGAAGCTGTTAAAAGGTATAGAGTCCCTGTTCAAAGCGATACATTGCGACAACGTACAACTGTTGGAGTTACTGGACGACAACGATCAGATAACTATGAGCAACGTTATGCTGTATCTGGGAATCATTGAAAAACGTATCAACGAAATGTTCCACAAAGTGTACTGGGTGGACAGAGCCACCAAAGCGCAACAACTGCGACTCGACGAGGACAAACGACCCAGGATGACAGTACCCCCCGTTGAATACACCTCTCTTACCCAACCCTGTGCTCT ATGCGTCGAGAAGGAAGAATTACAAATCGTACCCgaaggtttggagcagccgcTAACACGCGACGAAGCCACTAAAAAGTTAAGGGAAAGGCTCGATGAAGACTACTCCGAACTTCTGCATAACATATCTGGCTGTCACTTACCGGCAGCTAGAAAGATCATGCAAAGAAGATACCAATAA
- the LOC143151453 gene encoding coiled-coil domain-containing protein 42 homolog isoform X1: protein MAPIEEGIKNFVRRAVITTDPQKAFTEFLLSKQEERNVKKYPEWDKPRNFPASQVVRAHCDLAKVEEKLHAKWAEWEKHQEHLNKKWEEIRSQELILRESFIKFNRFVRENHDKRDRAKLKIKEERERQRIRQNEVEELIDKLCYLKDVREKMKKHVGLYKKYQTYLERVLVETGEFQSIGEIFNRYETLIEARSILSDQQNKNLATLEETGVEIYHMTEIKTQKFMGLNTKLAQLQGRRDRAEAKALKWEMIVSRIKASIAEKNLKHTQVKTCCWNLYQQICKRKGIPVTVSKEDVEQQLDHIKRTILELKRIIKVAKKWTAKEINYEIN, encoded by the exons ATGGCACCGATAGAGGagggaataaaaaatttcgtacGACGAGCTGTTATTACGACAGACCCGCAAAAAGCTTTCACGGAGTTCTTGTTGTCCAAGCAAGAAGAGCGCAACGTTAA AAAGTATCCTGAGTGGGATAAACCAAGAAACTTCCCGGCATCGCAAGTGGTGAGAGCACACTGTGATTTAGCAAAAGTCGAGGAGAAATTACACGCGAAATGGGCCGAATGGGAGAAACATCAGGAACACTTGAACAAAAAGTGGGAAGAAATAAGAAGTCAGGAATTAATTCTTCGTGAGTCGTTTATAAAATTCAATAGATTTGTCAGGGAGAATCACGATAAACGCGACCGCGCGaaacttaaaattaaagaaGAGCGCGAGCGTCAACGGATACGACAGAACGAG GTCGAAGAGTTGATCGACAAGTTGTGTTACTTGAAAGACGTTCGagagaaaatgaagaaacaCGTGGGCTTGTACAAAAAGTATCAAACTTATCTAGAGAGAGTGCTCGTAGAGACGGGAGAGTTTCAGTCGATCGGCGAGATCTTTAATCGTTACGAAACCTTGATCGAGGCTAGATCGATATTGTCCGATCAGCAGAATAAGAATCTTGCAACGTTAGAGGAAACGGGAGTAGAAATA TATCATATGACCGAAATAAAGACCCAGAAGTTCATGGGTTTGAATACTAAATTGGCACAACTGCAAGGGAGGCGAGACAGGGCAGAGGCAAAGGCACTGAAATGGGAGATGATCGTGTCGAGAATAAAAGCTAGTATCGCCGAGAAAAATTTGAAGCACACGCAGGTAAAAACCTGCTGTTGGAATCTGTATCAACAGATTTGCAAGAGAAAAGGTATTCCGGTCACTGTGAGCAAGGAAGACGTCGAGCAACAGCTGGATCACATTAAACGTACTATTCTCGAACTGAAGCGAATCATCAaagtcgctaagaaatggacaGCGAAGGAA ATAAACTATGAGATAAATTGA
- the LOC143151453 gene encoding coiled-coil domain-containing protein 42 homolog isoform X2, which translates to MKKTGYKLCGKYPEWDKPRNFPASQVVRAHCDLAKVEEKLHAKWAEWEKHQEHLNKKWEEIRSQELILRESFIKFNRFVRENHDKRDRAKLKIKEERERQRIRQNEVEELIDKLCYLKDVREKMKKHVGLYKKYQTYLERVLVETGEFQSIGEIFNRYETLIEARSILSDQQNKNLATLEETGVEIYHMTEIKTQKFMGLNTKLAQLQGRRDRAEAKALKWEMIVSRIKASIAEKNLKHTQVKTCCWNLYQQICKRKGIPVTVSKEDVEQQLDHIKRTILELKRIIKVAKKWTAKEINYEIN; encoded by the exons ATGAAGAAAACAGGTTATAAATTGTGCGG AAAGTATCCTGAGTGGGATAAACCAAGAAACTTCCCGGCATCGCAAGTGGTGAGAGCACACTGTGATTTAGCAAAAGTCGAGGAGAAATTACACGCGAAATGGGCCGAATGGGAGAAACATCAGGAACACTTGAACAAAAAGTGGGAAGAAATAAGAAGTCAGGAATTAATTCTTCGTGAGTCGTTTATAAAATTCAATAGATTTGTCAGGGAGAATCACGATAAACGCGACCGCGCGaaacttaaaattaaagaaGAGCGCGAGCGTCAACGGATACGACAGAACGAG GTCGAAGAGTTGATCGACAAGTTGTGTTACTTGAAAGACGTTCGagagaaaatgaagaaacaCGTGGGCTTGTACAAAAAGTATCAAACTTATCTAGAGAGAGTGCTCGTAGAGACGGGAGAGTTTCAGTCGATCGGCGAGATCTTTAATCGTTACGAAACCTTGATCGAGGCTAGATCGATATTGTCCGATCAGCAGAATAAGAATCTTGCAACGTTAGAGGAAACGGGAGTAGAAATA TATCATATGACCGAAATAAAGACCCAGAAGTTCATGGGTTTGAATACTAAATTGGCACAACTGCAAGGGAGGCGAGACAGGGCAGAGGCAAAGGCACTGAAATGGGAGATGATCGTGTCGAGAATAAAAGCTAGTATCGCCGAGAAAAATTTGAAGCACACGCAGGTAAAAACCTGCTGTTGGAATCTGTATCAACAGATTTGCAAGAGAAAAGGTATTCCGGTCACTGTGAGCAAGGAAGACGTCGAGCAACAGCTGGATCACATTAAACGTACTATTCTCGAACTGAAGCGAATCATCAaagtcgctaagaaatggacaGCGAAGGAA ATAAACTATGAGATAAATTGA
- the Slh gene encoding sec1 family domain containing Slh: MMSLRDRQISALKQMLNLNQPEQKLEEAIPTWKVLIYDRLGQDIISPLISVKELRELGITLHMQLHSDRDSIPEVPAIYFCAPTDENLGRIGQDLQNGLYDIYYLNFISPISRQKMEDLAAAALLGGVVSSIHKVFDQYLNFISLEDDLFILRHQNSDVISYHALNRGEVKDTEMESVMEIIVDCLFSVFVTLGTVPIIRCPRGNAAEMVAKMIDKKLRENVWDTRNNLFESETTGHYSFQRPLLIILDRNIDMATPLHHTWTYQALAHDVLEMALNRLVVEENVGRSPAGGTRSKTRAYELDNKDRFWCQHKGSPFPRVAEAIQEELEQYRTFEEDVKKLKSSMGIDNESEIALSMVSNNTARLTNAVNSLPQLLEMKRLIDMHTSIATGILNYIKSRRLDTFFELEEKIMSKQTLDRSVFETISDPDCGTPEDKLRLAIIYYICTNMSDADYNKLEAALTAAECDLNPLIYIKRLRSYTRITEIQNNYEGGGTKTVSMFSKLMNQGSSFVMEGVKNLVVKKHNLPVTQIVDELMESKQSSHTDDYCYLDPKQLKHTEQMPKNRPTFQDVIVFIVGGGNYIEYQNLVDYVKQKSAVNKRITYGSSTFINAKQLLKQLSLLGQEVHP, translated from the coding sequence ATGATGAGCCTTCGTGACAGGCAAATAAGTGCCTTGAAACAGATGTTAAATTTGAATCAGCCTGAACAAAAATTAGAAGAAGCAATACCAACATGGAAGGTTTTAATTTATGATCGACTTGGGCAAGATATTATCTCACCATTAATATCTGTAAAGGAACTCAGAGAGCTTGGTATTACACTCCATATGCAATTACATTCCGACAGGGATTCCATTCCTGAAGTACCAGCTATTTACTTTTGTGCTCCGACAGATGAAAATCTTGGTAGGATTGGCCAAGATTTACAAAATGGTttgtacgatatatattatttaaactttATATCACCAATATCTAGACAAAAAATGGAAGATTTAGCAGCCGCAGCATTACTTGGAGGTGTAGTGTCTAGTATTCACAAAGTATTTgatcaatatttaaattttatatcatTAGAGGATGATCTCTTTATTCTTAGACATCAAAATAGCGATGTTATATCGTATCATGCTCTTAATCGGGGAGAAGTAAAAGACACGGAAATGGAATCTGTAATGGAAATTATAGTCGATTGTCTGTTTTCCGTGTTTGTCACATTGGGAACTGTTCCAATTATAAGATGTCCAAGAGGAAATGCTGCAGAAATGGTTGCTAAAATGATAGATAAAAAATTAAGAGAAAATGTTTGGGACACTAGAAATAATCTGTTTGAAAGCGAAACAACCGGTCACTATAGTTTTCAAAGACCGCTTCTCATAATATTAGATCGTAATATAGACATGGCTACGCCACTACATCACACATGGACGTATCAAGCACTGGCACACGATGTATTGGAAATGGCACTAAACAGGCTGGTTGTCGAGGAGAATGTAGGAAGATCTCCTGCAGGTGGAACACGTTCCAAAACTAGAGCCTACGAGCTAGATAATAAAGATCGATTTTGGTGTCAACATAAAGGTAGCCCATTTCCTAGGGTAGCTGAAGCTATACAGGAAGAATTGGAACAATACCGCACTTTTGAAGAGGATGTTAAAAAACTTAAATCTTCTATGGGTATTGATAATGAGAGCGAGATAGCGCTATCAATGGTCTCTAATAATACAGCACGTTTAACAAACGCTGTAAATTCCTTACCACAGCTTCTGGAAATGAAACGATTGATAGACATGCATACATCGATCGCAACAGGCATTTTAAACTATATAAAATCTCGAAGACTCGATACATTCTTTGAATTAGAAGAAAAGATTATGAGCAAGCAAACATTGGACAGAAGCGTATTTGAAACAATAAGCGATCCAGATTGTGGTACTCCTGAGGATAAATTACGTCTcgctattatatattatatttgtacaaatatgTCGGATGCTGACTATAACAAGCTAGAAGCAGCATTAACTGCTGCTGAATGTGACTTAAATCCTTTAATCTATATAAAAAGATTAAGAAGCTATACTAGAATAACGGAAATCCAAAATAATTACGAAGGTGGTGGAACCAAGACAGTTAGTATGTTTTCAAAGCTTATGAATCAGGGATCGTCTTTTGTAATGGAGGGAGTCAAGAATTTAGTTGTTAAAAAACATAATTTACCCGTTACACAAATAGTCGACGAATTAATGGAATCTAAACAATCGTCTCATACCGACGATTATTGTTATCTAGATCCGAAGCAGCTGAAGCATACAGAACAAATGCCAAAGAATCGACCGACATTCCAAGATGTAATTGTTTTCATCGTTGGTGGTGGAAATTACATAGAATATCAAAATCTTGTCGATTACGTAAAGCAGAAAAGTGCAGTTAATAAACGAATCACATACGGTTCATCAACATTTATTAATGCAAAGCAACTACTTAAGCAGCTTTCATTACTAGGACAAGAAGTTCACCCGTAA
- the LOC143151558 gene encoding jmjC domain-containing histone demethylation protein 1: MADDSTSLPKRRQLRERTRKLYTDDWTIGDEEIEGRRTFQLDEKIECERYNLSNFTGLFREMIGSELNLAYLQKHGLSIPLLFRDKSGLGLRVPSSNFSVNDVRTCVGSKRVLDVMDVNTQKNEDMTMKEWQKYYEDPNKERLLNVISLEFSHTKLENYVQSPALVRQVDWVDVVWPRHLKEAQVESTNLLEDMMYPKVQKYCLMSVKGCYTDFHVDFGGTSVWYHILRGGKIFWLIPPTEKNLALYQEWVLSGKQSDVFFGDMVDRCGRISLTAGMTLFIPTGWIHAVYTPQDSLVFGGNFLHSFGIEKQLKVAQVEEHTKVPQKFRYPFFTEMLWYVLERYVHALLDRSHLDISESQRQHLVPQQHQHVHLTPFELHGLKAIVMYLHLLPSTKKNVPELIRDPVALIHDVRCLVEQHRHDNPEAAVTGNPVLPPPPPLTIAERERLRVTKKSFAKIQRHHSQEKSERAFPRRRRTRCKKCEACTRTDCGECMYCQDMVKFGGSGRAKQTCLMRQCLRPMLPVTAACKVCRLDGWGQPPAPLMGKPTPTAPSSLVECSICFDIVHPECIGLDHQSITVSDDLPNSWECPECCESGRNLDCRPRQPKARARKLSVSSAASSAPTTDSERATTPSKRSRPDPSDAWNDREPAEGEQRTALRTQLAVQLTGSSSKSLKRPHVVVRPVPLPPVQRPGPDFNGQSLAYDKTALLAIFRFLNAKDLANCALVCRTWARYSIDPSLWRKLNMSHSHLTASHLTGIIRRQPEHLSLDWTNVTKRQLAWLLSRLPQLRTLSVQGCTWAGVCALRTCTCPPLVTLDLSHVSGLNDSSLREVLSPPTDSRPGLIDKTSRLKHLKNLSLAGCDITDIALRYIVQHLPYLETLDLSSCGRVTDAGVAQLATSPAQAVTNLASLNLANCRLLTETTLDHLVRCKVLKRLDLRHTTQVSTQSVIKFAAKSIHNLHVTDVKLVEEKKLKAEVKVT, translated from the exons ATGGCCGATGACTCTACTTCTCTGCCTAAAAGGCGTCAATTG CGGGAAAGAACTAGAAAGTTGTATACAGATGACTGGACCATAGGcgatgaggaaatcgagggtcGCAGGACTTTTCAACTCGATGAAAAGATTGAATGTGAAAGATACAACCTTAGTAATTTCACTGGTTTATTCCGTGAAATGATTGGTTCTGAACTAAACCTAGCGTATCTACAGAAGCATGGTCTCAGCATACCATTACTCTTCAGGGATAAATCTGGACTGGGATTGCGAGTTCCTAGTTCAAATTTTTCTGTCAATGATGTGAGAACATGTGTTG GTTCTAAAAGAGTATTAGACGTAATGGATGTCAACACACAAAAAAATGAAGACATGACGATGAAAGAGTGGCAGAAGTATTATGAAGATCCTAATAAGGAACGGTTACTAAATGTAATTTCTTTAGAATTCAGCCATACcaaattagaaaattatgtaCAATCACCTGCATTAGTACGACAAGTTGATTGGGTCGATGTTGTATGGCCAAGACATTTGAAAGAAGCACAAGTGGAATCTACAAATCTTTTGGAAGATATGATGTATCCCAAAGTGCAAAAGTACTGTTTAATGTCTGTGAAAGGTTGTTATACCGACTTTCATGTTGACTTTGGAGGAACTAGTGTCTGGTATCATATCCTAAGGGGTGGGAAAATATTTTGGCTCATTCCACCTACAGAGAAAAACTTAGCTCTTTACCAAGAATGGGTACTGAGTGGTAAACAGTCAGATGTATTCTTTGGAGACATGGTAGACAGATGTGGCAGGATAAGTTTGACGGCTGGCATGACATTGTTTATTCCAACTGGTTGGATTCATGCTGTTTATACACCTCAAGATTCATTGGTATTTGGTGGAAATTTTTTACACAGCTTTGGTATTGAGAAGCAGCTGAAAGTTGCGCAAGTAGAAGAACATACAAAAGTTCcacaaaaattcagatacccATTTTTCACTGAAATGTTATG GTATGTCTTGGAGAGGTATGTACATGCTCTCCTAGATAGAAGTCATTTAGACATTTCTGAATCACAGCGACAACATTTAGTTCCACAGCAGCATCAACATGTACACTTGACACCGTTTGAATTACATGGCTTAAAAGCAATAGTTATGTATTTACATTTGCTACCTTCTACTAAGAAGAATGTGCCTGAGCTGATCCGCGATCCTGTTGCCTTAATTCATGATGTTCGATGTCTAGTAGAGCAACACAGACATGATAATCCAGAAGCAGCCGTAACAGGAAACCCTGTTttaccacctccacctccattGACAATTGCGGAAAGG GAGCGCTTGAGAGTAACTAAGAAAAGTTTTGCAAAGATACAGAGGCATCACTCGCAGGAAAAGTCTGAAAGAGCTTTCCCGCGACGAAGGCGCACTAGGTGTAAAAAGTGTGAAGCATGTACAAGGACTGATTGCGGAGAATGTATGTATTGTCAAGATATGGTGAAATTTGGTGGAAGTGGTCGTGCCAAACAAACGTGCTTAATGAGACAGTGTCTGAGGCCTATGCTCCCAGTTACAGCAGCTTGTAAAGTTTGTCGACTAGATGGCTGGGGACAGCCACCTGCACCTTTAATGG GCAAACCGACACCGACAGCTCCGTCAAGTTTAGTAGAATGTTCAATATGCTTTGACATTGTTCATCCTGAGTGCATAGGATTGGATCATCAAAGTATAACCGTCAGCGATGATTTACCGAACAGCTGGGAGTGTCCTGAATGTTGTGAAAGCGGTCGAAATCTAGACTGCAGACCTCGTCAACCTAAGGCTCGTGCTCGAAAACTTTCTGTATCTAGTGCAGCTTCGTCAGCACCGACAACAGATTCTGAACGAGCTACTACACCAAGTAAACGTTCAAGACCCGATCCCAGCGAT GCATGGAATGACAGAGAACCGGCTGAGGGTGAACAGCGAACAGCTTTACGTACACAATTAGCTGTACAATTAACTGGTTCAAGTAGTAAATCATTGAAGAGGCCCCACGTGGTGGTTAGGCCTGTTCCACTTCCGCCTGTTCAAAGACCAgggcccgattttaatggacaATCTTTAGCGTATGACAAAACAGCATTACTTGCtatttttagatttttaaaTGCAAAGGACCTGGCGAATTGTGCCTTGGTTTGCCGTACATGGGCCAGATATAGCATAGATCCTAGTTTGTGGAGAAAATTGAATATGTCTCATTCACATCTAACAGCTTCGCATTTAACTGGTATTATACGCCGCCAACCGGAACATCTGTCCCTTGACTGGACAAATGTCACTAAAAGACAATTAGCCTGGCTGTTAAGTAGATTACCGCAGCTCAGAACGTTATCTGTACAAGGTTGTACGTGGGCTGGAGTCTGTGCTTTGAGAACTTGCACTTGTCCACCACTTGTTACCTTAGATCTTAGTCATGTATCTGGATTGAACGATTCAAGTTTGAGAGAAGTTCTCAGTCCACCTACAGATTCGAGACCTGGTTTAATCGATAAAACTTCAAGATTAAAACATCTTAAGAACTTATCTTTGGCTGGATGTGATATCACTGATATAGCTTTGAGATACATAGTTCAACACTTACCCTATCTTGAAACATTAGATCTCTCGTCTTGCGGCAGGGTTACTGACGCTGGTGTAGCTCAATTAGCAACTTCACCAGCGCAAGCGGTAACAAACCTAGCATCACTGAATTTGGCGAATTGTAGACTACTCACAGAGACAACATTAGATCACTTGGTGAGATGTAAAGtgcttaaacgtttggatcTCAGACACACGACTCAAGTTTCAACACAGTCTGTAATTAAGTTCGCTGCGAAAAGTATTCATAATTTGCATGTAACGGACGTTAAGTTGGTGGAAGAAAAGAAGCTTAAGGCTGAAGTTAAAGTTACATGA